A portion of the Corynebacterium jeikeium genome contains these proteins:
- a CDS encoding 30S ribosomal protein S1, with the protein MSTSNVPQVAINDIGTAEDFLAAVDSTMKYFNDGDIVEGTVVKVDRDEVLLDIGYKTEGVIPSRELSIKHDVDPDEVVEVGDEIDALVLTKEDKEGRLILSKKRAQYERAWGTIEQLKENDEPVTGTVIEVVKGGLILDIGLRGFLPASLVEMRRVRDLQPYIGQEIEAKIIELDKNRNNVVLSRRAWLEQTQSEVRSEFLHQLQKGQVRKGVVSSIVNFGAFVDLGGVDGLVHVSELSWKHIDHPSEVVQVGDEVTVEVLEVDLNRERVSLSLKATQEDPWRVFARTHAIGQIVPGKVTKLVPFGAFVRVEEGIEGLVHISELASRHIDVPDQIVSVDEQVMVKVIDIDLERRRISLSLKQADEDFTEEFDPTKYGMGDSYDEQGNYIFPEGFDPETNEWMEGFETQRAEWEARYAEAERHHQLHAAQIERHRAAAAEAAETASNYSSESGEAAPAAPAAPAADNAGGTLASDEQLAALREKLAGN; encoded by the coding sequence ATGTCCACTTCTAACGTCCCTCAGGTTGCCATCAACGACATTGGCACCGCTGAGGATTTCCTGGCCGCTGTCGACTCGACGATGAAGTACTTCAACGATGGTGACATCGTTGAAGGCACCGTCGTTAAGGTTGACCGCGACGAGGTTCTTCTCGACATCGGCTACAAGACTGAAGGTGTCATTCCTTCCCGCGAACTGTCCATCAAGCACGATGTCGACCCTGACGAAGTGGTCGAAGTTGGCGATGAGATCGACGCGCTGGTCCTGACCAAGGAAGACAAGGAAGGCCGCCTCATCCTGTCCAAGAAGCGCGCTCAGTACGAGCGTGCTTGGGGCACCATCGAGCAGCTCAAGGAGAACGACGAACCGGTTACCGGTACCGTCATCGAGGTCGTCAAGGGCGGCCTGATCCTCGACATCGGCCTGCGCGGCTTCCTGCCGGCTTCCCTCGTCGAGATGCGTCGTGTCCGCGACCTCCAGCCGTACATCGGCCAGGAGATCGAGGCCAAGATCATCGAGCTCGACAAGAACCGCAACAACGTCGTTCTGTCCCGCCGTGCATGGCTCGAGCAGACCCAGTCTGAGGTCCGCTCTGAGTTCCTGCACCAGCTGCAGAAGGGCCAGGTCCGCAAGGGTGTCGTTTCCTCCATCGTCAACTTCGGCGCATTCGTCGATCTCGGCGGTGTTGACGGCCTGGTTCACGTTTCCGAGCTGTCCTGGAAGCACATCGACCACCCGTCCGAGGTTGTCCAGGTTGGCGACGAGGTCACCGTCGAGGTTCTCGAGGTCGACCTGAACCGCGAGCGCGTTTCCCTGTCCCTGAAGGCTACTCAGGAAGATCCGTGGCGCGTCTTCGCCCGCACTCACGCAATCGGCCAGATTGTTCCGGGCAAGGTCACCAAGCTGGTTCCGTTCGGTGCGTTCGTCCGCGTCGAGGAGGGCATCGAGGGCCTGGTTCACATCTCCGAGCTGGCTTCCCGCCACATCGACGTTCCGGACCAGATTGTCTCCGTCGACGAGCAGGTCATGGTCAAGGTCATCGACATCGACCTCGAGCGTCGTCGTATCTCCCTGTCCCTCAAGCAGGCTGACGAGGACTTCACCGAAGAGTTCGACCCGACCAAGTACGGCATGGGCGACTCCTACGACGAGCAGGGCAACTACATCTTCCCGGAGGGCTTCGACCCGGAGACCAACGAGTGGATGGAGGGCTTCGAGACCCAGCGCGCAGAGTGGGAGGCTCGCTACGCAGAGGCAGAGCGTCACCACCAGCTGCACGCTGCCCAGATCGAGCGTCACCGCGCTGCAGCTGCCGAGGCTGCAGAGACCGCTTCGAACTACTCCTCCGAGTCCGGCGAGGCAGCTCCGGCTGCTCCGGCCGCACCGGCTGCAGACAATGCAGGCGGCACCCTGGCTTCCGACGAGCAGCTCGCTGCTCTGCGCGAGAAGCTGGCTGGCAACTAA
- the polA gene encoding DNA polymerase I: protein MLIDGHSMAFRAFFALPVDNFSTTGGQTTNAVYGFLSMLSNILSEETPTHVAVAFDVARETFRNEIFPEYKAQREKTPEEFRGQVPLIQQVLKEMGIVTLEKDNYEADDIIATLATQAKPEGFETLIVTGDRDSFQLVNDTTTVLYPMRGVTTLHRFTPAAIEKKYGLTPTQYPDFAALRGDPSDNLPGIPGVGEKTATKWIVQYGTLANLIDHADEIRGKVGDNFRERVANVQLNRDITEMVKDLPLPYGPNELELRPADAQGIIDFFDRLEFGDNLRERVFRTLSIEGAGVTASTSDSATKLEAVSLDDGALAAWLDNLHEPAALQVGEHTLMIGSADEKGKTSGQAVSLDLGDLSAEDADALREWLAGDHPKLVHDSKTAMHALWNYDFELAGVIHDTFLAAYLLRPSQRSYSLDNVVQRHLGQTLSQAEGQMTLLDGPAEDASHVAAVIDLAERLAVELDEAGLYSVYADLEVPLAPVLGRMERAGIAVDVDALEELRKQAQAATDEAESEARNLVDKPELNLGSPKQLQEVLFDQLGMPKTKKTKTGYSTAAKEIEGLAKVNPHPFLDYLLKFRESQKMKSTVEGLIKAVADDGRIHTTFNQAVAATGRLSSTEPNLQNIPVRTEFGRRIREAFVVGDGYEQLITADYSQIEMRVMAHLSQDPGLIEAYRQGEDLHNYVGSKVFGVGIDEVTPELRRRVKAMSYGLAYGLSAFGLAQQLDIPQREAKKLMEDYFERFGGVRDYLHKVVERARKDGFTATMFDRRRYLPELNADNRIARDNAERAALNSPIQGSAADIIKIAMLRVDDALRRGGLRSRVLLQVHDELVVEVADGEEAAIKELLHREMDSAAELLVPLDVSIGAGVNWDTAAH, encoded by the coding sequence GCGTTCTTTGCCCTTCCGGTGGATAATTTCTCAACTACCGGTGGTCAGACAACGAACGCGGTGTACGGCTTCCTTTCTATGCTGTCCAATATCCTCAGCGAGGAAACGCCCACGCACGTGGCGGTCGCCTTCGATGTCGCCCGCGAGACCTTCCGCAACGAGATCTTCCCGGAGTATAAGGCTCAGCGTGAGAAGACTCCTGAGGAATTCCGTGGTCAGGTGCCGCTTATTCAGCAGGTGCTGAAAGAGATGGGCATCGTCACGCTGGAAAAGGACAACTATGAGGCCGACGACATTATCGCGACGTTGGCTACCCAGGCCAAGCCTGAGGGCTTCGAAACGCTCATCGTCACCGGGGATCGCGACTCGTTCCAGTTGGTCAACGACACCACCACGGTGCTTTATCCAATGCGCGGCGTCACCACGCTGCATCGCTTCACGCCTGCTGCTATCGAGAAGAAGTACGGTCTGACGCCGACTCAGTACCCGGACTTCGCGGCTCTCCGCGGCGACCCCTCCGACAACCTCCCGGGCATTCCGGGTGTCGGGGAGAAGACAGCGACGAAGTGGATCGTTCAGTACGGCACGCTGGCAAACCTCATCGACCACGCTGACGAAATCCGCGGCAAAGTCGGCGATAACTTCCGCGAGCGCGTCGCAAACGTCCAGCTGAACCGCGACATCACCGAAATGGTCAAGGACCTGCCCTTGCCGTATGGTCCGAACGAGCTCGAGCTCCGTCCCGCCGACGCCCAGGGCATCATCGACTTCTTCGACCGCCTCGAATTCGGCGACAACCTTCGCGAGCGCGTGTTCCGCACCCTTTCCATCGAAGGCGCGGGCGTCACCGCCTCCACCAGCGACAGTGCGACAAAGCTCGAGGCTGTTTCGCTTGACGACGGCGCCCTGGCTGCCTGGCTCGATAATCTGCACGAGCCGGCCGCGTTGCAGGTCGGGGAGCACACCCTGATGATTGGCTCCGCAGATGAGAAGGGCAAGACCTCCGGCCAGGCTGTTTCTCTCGACTTGGGTGATCTTTCCGCCGAAGATGCCGACGCACTGCGCGAGTGGCTCGCTGGCGACCATCCGAAGCTGGTGCATGACTCTAAAACGGCCATGCATGCACTCTGGAACTACGACTTCGAGCTGGCCGGGGTCATCCACGACACCTTCCTGGCTGCGTATCTGCTGCGCCCAAGCCAGCGCAGCTACAGCTTGGACAACGTCGTCCAGCGTCACCTGGGCCAGACTCTTTCGCAGGCCGAGGGCCAGATGACCCTGCTCGATGGCCCGGCCGAAGACGCTTCCCATGTCGCCGCCGTCATCGACCTGGCTGAGCGATTGGCTGTCGAACTCGACGAGGCCGGGCTCTACAGTGTGTACGCCGACCTGGAAGTCCCGCTCGCCCCAGTGCTGGGTCGGATGGAGCGTGCCGGTATCGCTGTCGATGTTGATGCGCTCGAGGAGCTCCGAAAGCAGGCGCAGGCGGCTACCGATGAGGCGGAGAGTGAGGCTCGCAACCTCGTCGATAAGCCTGAGCTGAATCTCGGATCGCCGAAGCAGTTGCAAGAGGTCCTGTTTGACCAGCTGGGAATGCCCAAGACAAAGAAGACGAAGACGGGCTATTCCACGGCGGCGAAGGAAATTGAGGGGCTGGCGAAGGTCAACCCGCATCCGTTCCTGGATTACCTGTTGAAGTTCCGCGAGTCGCAGAAGATGAAGTCGACCGTGGAGGGGCTGATTAAGGCTGTCGCTGATGATGGCCGTATTCATACGACTTTTAATCAGGCGGTCGCGGCGACGGGGCGTCTGTCGTCGACGGAGCCGAATCTGCAGAACATCCCGGTGCGCACGGAGTTCGGGCGACGGATTCGTGAGGCGTTCGTGGTCGGCGATGGCTATGAGCAGCTGATCACCGCGGACTACTCGCAGATTGAGATGCGCGTGATGGCGCACCTATCGCAGGATCCGGGGCTGATTGAGGCCTACCGCCAGGGCGAGGACCTGCATAACTACGTCGGCTCGAAGGTCTTCGGCGTCGGCATCGATGAGGTTACGCCTGAGCTGCGTCGTCGTGTAAAGGCGATGAGCTACGGATTGGCTTATGGTCTGAGCGCTTTTGGTCTGGCTCAGCAGCTCGACATTCCGCAGCGCGAGGCGAAGAAGCTCATGGAGGACTACTTCGAGCGCTTCGGTGGTGTGCGCGATTATCTGCACAAGGTTGTTGAGCGGGCGCGCAAGGACGGCTTTACGGCCACGATGTTCGATCGTCGTCGCTACCTGCCGGAACTCAACGCCGACAACCGCATCGCTCGCGATAACGCGGAACGCGCGGCATTGAACTCGCCGATCCAGGGCTCGGCGGCAGACATTATTAAGATTGCAATGCTCCGGGTCGACGATGCTTTACGACGGGGCGGGTTGCGCTCACGTGTCCTCCTGCAGGTTCATGACGAATTGGTTGTTGAAGTTGCAGATGGGGAAGAGGCGGCCATCAAGGAGCTGCTGCATCGGGAGATGGACTCGGCGGCTGAATTGTTGGTGCCGTTGGATGTTTCTATCGGTGCTGGTGTGAATTGGGATACTGCTGCGCATTAG